CAATAAAGTCAATCTTGGCGCCTTCCGGAAAGATGCCGTAGCCCGCCTGGCCCATCGTGGCCATCATCGTGTTGCAGGCATCCATCTGCGGCCCGTCGAGCGTGCCGCTCACGGCCCGGTAGGGCGTGCCGAACATCTCCGTGAAGTCGCTCCACGCGGCTAAAACGGTTTTTTTCCAGATAACCGGCGGGGCAGCCTTGAGCAGTAGCCCCAAGTCGTGGCGGCTGCCAATTTCCAAAATCCAGGGCGCATACTCGGGGTCGTTGGCGTAGTCCACGCCCACAATCATGCCCGGCATCGAGCGCACCAGGTGCGCCTCCGGAAACACGTACTGCCGGTTGATGAGCGTGACCCGGTGAAACTCGCCATCGACGGGCGTGGCGAATTCGACCAGGCTGTGGCCGTAAAACTTACTATCCAGCGCGTGCTCGCAGAGCTGGCGGAACCAGGGCCGCTGCAGCAGCTTGGTGAGCTTCGGATTCTCCTGGCCGGCGCTGTCCACCAGCTTAAATGCCTTGCCCAGCACGTTGATTTTGCGCGTTTGCAGCACGCTCGTCAGGTGCGGGTCGAGCACCACGTCGGCGTAGATGGAGAGCAGCTGCACGCGCTCGGGATAGTAGACGTTCTCCGCCCTGTCCAGCGCGTCGCGCCATTTCTGCACGTCCTGCTTGAGCCGGCGCACCTGCACGGGGTACACGGTTTCGAGCACCGAGCCGGGGCTAGCCCCGAAGCCGGCCGGGCCGGCGGTCTGAATCGATTTGCTGAAGGGGTTGAGCGCTTGGCCCAACGACTTGAAAAGATTGGCCATTAGTATGCGCTGTTAAGCAGTTTCGGGTTGGAGCCGCCACGGGGCAGGATACTGCCCGTGTCCTGGGTGCCATCGGGCAGGGTAAGCGTTTCCAGCGGCAGGCCGCACGAAAGCGCACCCTTCCGGACCATCTTGAGCCAGTCAATGGCGTGGTCGTAGCGGTCCTGGCGAATGGTGGGCACGTTGCGGGGGTTCTGGCGGCTGTGCATGTGGTAGAGCGCCATATCCACCAGGTACATCACGATTTGCGGGTTGCGCTGGTCGGGTTGGGCCGGCACCGCGGGCGTGGTGCCGCTGGCGGGCACGGCCGCCACCGCGCCCAGGGCGCCGAATACCTTGGCCACGTCGAAGCGGCCCCGCAGGTAGCTCTCCATCTCGGTCTGGGCGGCTAGCGCGGCTTTGCTCAGCAGCACGTCGTTGCCGTCGGTGAGCAGGCCGCGAATCTCGTCGCGGATTTGCAGGCCGTAATCGTCGGGGGTCAGGAAGCTCATTTTTTAGGGCGTAAAACGTGGGCAATAGCGGCAGCCAGCTCGCAGAGGGCGCAGGGGCTCATGTCAGTAGGTGGCTTTGCTGGCGGATGGGAGAATAAGCGTAGGCAGCGGGGCGGCCTCCTTTTTGTGGAAGCGCTGCCACTGTTCCTTAAAAGCACTGGTGTAGAAGTAGTCGCAGGTGTCGGAGGTATGGCCGAACTTCTCGAAGGTGACCCCCGTGTTTTCGTCCTTTGTTGTTTCCTTGAGCTTGGTGCCGTCGGGCGCTTCTTTTAGGTAAATCAGGTCGCCGATGGTGTTCGTGCAGCCTTCATCGAAGAGGAATTCCAAGCCGTCCAGCTGGCGCTCCAACACGGCATTAATCCACTCCCCACGCACGGCCACGGGCGGCGCTTTGGTGGCCACCCGGCTCTGCGGCCGGAGCTTGGCCAGCGCCTTGAGAATGATGGAATAGTCATTGGTGCCTTCCTCACTCCGGGTGTCGCGCTTGTTGCCCGAGGGGTCGCCGTAGACGAATACGCCGCCCGCGTGCTGGCCAAAGCGTGACTTTAGAAAGGCCTCGCACACCTTGCCGGTGCTGTTGTTGGGGTTTTCCAGGCAGAACTCGGCCAGCTGTACGCTGCGCTTGCCAAAAATCTGGTGCACCGTGAGCGTGTTGTAGGGTATCACGTTCTGGTCGAAGCTCAGGTGCAGCGCCAGGTCGGGGTCGTAGAGGCCGGCAAACTTGCCGACGTGCTTGGCCCGGTCGAAGTGCTTGTAGAACTCGCCGCCGGCCCGCGCAAACGGGTCGCCGTATATCAGCATACCGTGCTTGTCCTTGCCGACGTTGGCGAATTGGTTATCGATGTAGTTGCTCGGCAGGTTGTGGCGGTTGAGGTGACTGGCGCTGATAGTCACCAGTTTATTGCCCACTTCCTTGCGGAAATATTGCGGGGGCAGGTAGATAGTGGCCTTGATTTCGGTCTGATACTGGTCGAGGCTGAACCACTCGTTAATCCACGGCACCTTGGCCGGCGAGGTGAAGATGTAGAGCGGATTGAAGGGCTCGGGCGTGGGCTCACCCACCAGCTCACCGGCCTCATTCACGTAGAGGCCCGGTTGGCGCAGACGGCCCACAATCACTTCCTTCACGGCCACCTCCTTCGTGTCCTTGGTTTCGTCGAGCATTGCCCAGCCGATTTCCATGCCATCGAGCGCCTTGTAGTTATCGAGCGAGCCGATGTAGACCACGGCGCCCCAGCTGAAGCTCATGATGTTGTTGTAGCTGTCGAACTCGTAGAAGGTGGTGAAGTGGGCTGGCGGCTGCTTGCCGACCACGAAGTGCCCGGTTTTCTTCTTTTCATCGTACTCGGTGACGCCAAATTCCTGCTTCCACACCTCCCGGATGCGGAACAGCGTGGAGCGGCTGAGCTGCGAGTAGGTGTTGGCCGCGATGAGCCCGCGCAGGCGGGGAAACTGCGAGAGATAGAGATAGGAGATGACGCCCGCCAGGTGGGTTTTACCGCTGCCCTGACCGGCCAGAAACAGGTTGACCTGCTTGCGGCTCTCCAAAATATCGCACTGAGGGTCAGAGAGCGTTATCATTCGGGGCCTGGTAGCGTTGAACTTGAATGATGGCGGGCGGCCCCGGATTCTTGATTTCGCCCGAGTGCTTCACCTCCTGCTTTTCGCTCAGCCCTTCCACGGTCTGAAGCCAGAGCTTGGCCGCGGCGGCGTCGGGCGGGTAGTGCTCGGTGTAAGGTATCTGCTCTACAACCGAAGCCATCCCTTTCCCCTGTGAGACTGCCAGAATCTTGACGGCCCGGTGCGAGTAGCCCACCGCCCGCGCGTGCAGGGCCAGCAGCACGTCGCCGGTGAGCTGCTGGTACACGTTGGCCTTACCCGAGCCCAGCGGAATGCGCTCGCGGTGGGCCTTCACGGTCTTATCGCTCAAGCCCGTGGCCGCCACCAGGTCCTGCACGGTGGGCGGCATCTTGTATTTTTTGAGGTGCGCCACCATCGCTTTGCGTACCAGCGCGCTATTGCGCAGGCGGTCTTCGCGCTCGGATTTGGTTTTGGGCGTTTTCATAGGCCCGAAGTTGCGGGCGGGCCCAAAAGGAGCCGAAATTCTTTTCCGTCATGCCGGAAAAAAGCGGCATGATGCCGGAAAAAAGCGGCATGACGGAAGTAAAATCCGGGGCCCGTTTGGCCAGGCGAGAAGTTTGGGCTAGCAATTCCGCTCGCCCCCGCAATGGCCCAACCCACGCTCCAGATTTACTCCGCCATCGGCGTCAACGCCCAGGACGGCACCGGCCTCTCGGCCGCGCAGTTCGGGGCGCAGCTGGCCCAGGCCGAGGCCACGGGCGAGAAGCGGGTAGCTGTGCGCATCAATAGCGGCGGGGGCAACTGGCAGGAAGGCCAGAGCATGTACGACCTGCTCAAAGCCTCGGCCCTCAAGGTCGATACCTACTGCGTGGGCCTGGTGGCCTCGGCCGCTACGCTGCCCTTCATGGCCGGCAACAAGCGCCTGATTGCCGCCCACGGCAAGCTCATGATTCACGAGTGCGCCAGCGTGGCCCAGGGCCAGGTGGCCGACCTCGAAAACGCCATTGCCCAGCAGAAGGCCATCAACGACAGCATGGCCCAGCTCTACGCCAGCGTGAGTGGGCAAACGGTCGAGAAGTGCGCCGAGCTGATGAAGGCTACCACCTACCTCGACTCCGAGCAGGCCGTGGCCCTGGGCTTCGCTACCGGCATCATGCCCGACACCCAGGCCACTCAGGCGCCGCCGGCCGACATGCCGGCGGCTTCGCTCCATTCTTACTACGCCACTATCCTCAGCGCCGCTGATATGAAGAACCTGTTGATTCCCATTTTCGCCGCGGCCGGTATGCTGACCGTGACGGCCAGCACGTCGGATGCCGACGTGGCCACCGCCGTGCAAGCCGCCTTCACCGAGAAGGACAAGGCTAAAAAAGAAGCCGACGAGGCCAAAGCTGCCCTGGCTACGGCTACCGCCGCGCTGGCCGCCGCTGAAAAGAAATGCGCCGACATGGAAGAGGAAGACGCCAAGGCGAAAGCCGAAGCCGCGACCGCTGCCGTCACGGCCCTGGTCAAGTCGGCTGTGAGCGCTGGCAAAATCACCGCCAGCATGGAAGCCACCTACACCACCCTGGCTACGGCCGACCTGGCCAGCACCAAGGCGGTGCTCGACGCTATGCCGGCGCGCAAGTCGATTGCCGGCACCATCACCAACGTGGAGGCCAGCGCCGATACGAAAGTGATTCCGCTGACGGCCGGCGGCGCAATGGCCGAAATCCAAGCGCGCCTGGCCGGCGCCACCATTTAATCACCTCTAATTCCTCCTCTCGGAAATCATGGCTGATACGCTTGTAATCCAAGACACCACCTACGCCGGCGAAGCTGCTGCGCAATTCGCCGTGAAGGCGGTGGTAGGCAACGAAATTGTGCAGGGTGGCCACGTCTACGTGCGCGACGGCATCAAAAAGGCGCTGACCATTCCCCGCATGGTGGTGGGCAACGTCATTCAGGACCGGAAGCCGACCCCGGATACGAGCCTGGGCACGATGACCGTGGATGGCCGCACGCTGGTGCCCGCCGACTACACCATCTACGCCGAGTTTAACCCGCGTGACTTCGAGCAGCACTGGTACGCCACCCAGCTGAACCCGACGCTGATTGACCGCCGCCTGCCGGTGACGATTGAGTCGGTGATTATCCAGGAGGTGCTCAAGCGCCACAACGAGTACCTGGGCCTGGCTATCCTGCAGGGCAACACGAGCCTGACCACCAACCTGAAGTACTTCAACGGCCTCATCACCCGCGCCAAGGCTGACGTGCTGGTACCGAAGGTGGCTTCGCCGGTAGCGCTTACTACCGTCAATATCGGCGACGCCCTTCAGAGCACACTCAACAGCATCTCGCGGGCTGTGCTTTACAATCCGGGCCTGAAGTTCTTCGTGAGCTACAAGACGGCCCAGATTTGGGAGCAATACCAGCGCAACACGCTCTACAAGGGCGTGGACATGACGGCCGCCGGCATCATGCGCTTCGCAGGCCGCACCATCGTGCCGCTCAACGGCATGCCCGACGACACCATCTTCCTGGCCATTGGCTCGGCCGACTCGAACTCGAACCTGTGGGTGGGCATGAACTCGACGGACGACAACACGCTCCAGCTCCAGCGCCTGCAGAATAACAGCGAATTGTACTTCGTGAAGATGCTCATGAAGGTGGACACCAACTACGGCTTCTCGGAAGAAACGGCGCTCTACGCGGTGTAACCTCTGCCAGCCAGCGTCGCCCGCGCGCAACCCGGCCGTCCTTCTTCGGGAGGACGGCCTTTGGCGGCACTGGACAATGCCTTTTTTGGGTACCTAACTAACAGTCAGCCTTATGGCCACTATCAACAACAAAGCGGGTATTCGGGAGACGTTCGCGGCTCGCAAAGACCTCAAGGAAGTACACATCCTGCCCTCAGGCGAGCACTACTTCGATAAGCTGCACGCCACCCACGCGCTGGGTGAAGGACAGGAACTGGTCACGCTCACCTCCGAGAGCGACGAGCTGAAGGAAGACGAGAAGCCCGCCAAGCCCGCTAAGTAAAATGACGGACTCGCAACGCTGCCTGGCGGCCTACGGTGACCCCAGCACGCCCGCTTTCGAAGCGAAATGGCTGGTGCGCCACCCACTGCCGGCGGCGGTGATTCCGCATTTCCCGCTCTATCAGGGCGCCACCAAGCCCACCGCCGTCTACATGCACAAGTTTGCCACGGCGGCGCTTGATGCGGTGCTGTTGGAGCTAGTGGCCACCGGGTTAATCAAGGAGCTGCACACCTATGCCGGCTGCCGGGAGGTGCGCCAAAAGCGCGGCATTGGTGAGTGGAGCATTCACAGCTGGGGCCTGGCACTCGACTTCGACGAGAAGACGGAAGTACTGGGGGGTGCCTGCCACTTCTCGGAGGCTTTCCTCAACGTCTGGCGCAAGCACGGCTGGGTATGTGGCGCGGATTTTATCGGCCGCAAAGACCCCATGCACTTTCAGTACACCAAGTATTTCCCGGCTATCGCCTAGCCCATGCGCAGTGAACGAGCAATTTATCATCGGCCTGGCGGCAACGATTATCCTGGGCCTGATTGGTAGCCTGCTCAAACGCAGCATTGACAGCCTCGACAAGAAACTCGATACCACCTGCAACGCAGTGGAGGCCATGAAGCTGGAAATGGTGGGCTATCAAAAGCTCACCGAGTATCTGAAAGCGGACGTGGAGAGTGGCAAGCAGGAAATCAGCACGTTGCGCAAGTCCTTCACCGAGATGGACAAACTCATTTACGCCAAAGGCTGGCAAACCGGCCACCCCGTTCCACCACCCCGCGACTAAGCCATGCTCCGCGACCTCTGGCAACACCACAAAGCCCCGCTGCTCTGCCTGCTTATCGGCGTGACCACCGGCTGGTTTCTGAGCTGGCACGGCTCGGAGCTGCCGACCATGAGCCACAAGCAGGAGCGGACTACCCGCGCCGACCAGACCCGCTCCTGGCGGGTGGCTACCCTCGACACCGCCCGCGCGGCCAAAGCCGACTCGGCCGCGCGCACCGCCTACGCCAGCGGCCAGGCAATGGCCCGCAATGCCCGCCAGTACCAACGTCTTACGACCCCGAACCATGCGCCGCTTCCTGCTAGCCCTCGCGCTGCCCTTACTGACAACCTTCAGCGCCTCCTCGCAGAATACGGCCACTAGGCCGGTCTGCATTCCTTCTGTACAGGCGGCCCGGATTGCCGATAGCCTGGCCGTGCTGCCCCTGGTGCGCCGGGAGGCCAGCGCCTGGCAGGGTAGCGCCAGCCAGTTTGCCCAGAGCGCCCGCACCTACCGCGCTGCTGACTCACTGCACTACCACGCCTTTCAGCAAGTGCGCGGCGCACTGCAGGACGAACGCCTGCTCACGGCCAACGAAACGGCCAAGATGGATACCTGGCGCCACCGCGCCCGCAAGCGCGGCCTGCTCAATTACCTGCTCACGGCCGCGCTGGGCGGCTCGTTCTACCTGCTTTTCAAGCCCTGATTATGAACCAGCTCTGGCAACGCCTCAAAGCCGATACGCCGCCCTTCTGGCGCAAAGTCCGCAACCTCTCGGCCTCCGCCCTCATCGTGGTGAGCGGCCTGCTGGGCGAGGCGGATAAAGTGGGCGAAGAACTTGCCCACTACCTGCGCTACGCCTTCGTGGCGCTCACCACGGTAGCCGGCACGGCGCAGCTGACGTGCCAGGATAAGAAGGACGATACCCCCACACCGCCTACTCCAACTGCGTAACTATGGCCCTGCCCGACATCCTCATTACCCGCGCCCAGGGTGGGCTCGGCCGCCAGCAGCCCACCAACGACGGTATCAGCGCCCTCATCACCCAGGGCGTAGCCGTGCCCGGCAAGCTGGCGCTTGATACGGACTACGAGCTGCGCAGCCTGCTGGCTGCCGAAGCCATTGGCATCCTGCCCACCGGCATCTTTGCCCTTACCCACGACCACCTCAGCGAGTACTTCCGCCTCTCCCCTGGGGCTGTGCTGATTGTGCGCGTGGTGGCCCAGAGCGTGCCGCTGGCCAGCATCCTCGACCACACCCAGGCGCACGCCAAATCGATGCTGGTGGCCGCTAACGGCCGCATCAAGCAGCTGGCCGTGTGCCTGAACCCGGCCGCCGGCTACGTGCCGGTTACCACCGCCGGCCTGGACGCCGACGTACTGGCCGCGATTCCGCTGGCCCAGGCGCTGGCCACCGAAGAGTTTACCCAGCACCGCCCGGTGCTGGTGGTGCTCGGGGCCTACTCGCTCAGCCACGACCCCGCCACCGCCCCCGACCTTACGGCGCTCGCCAGCGAGTACGTGGCCGTGGTGGCGGGCACCGACGCGGCCGAGCCCACCGAGCCGGCCATCGGTACGCTGCTCGGCGCCCTTTCGGCGGCTAGCGTGCATGAGAGCATCGCCTGGGTGCAGAAGTTCAACCTCACCAGTGGCGGCGCTTTCCTAAACGCCGGCCTGAGCAACGGTGCCACCGTGGCGCAGCTGCTGCCCGGCGATTTGGGCGCGTTTGCCGGCAAGGGCTTCATTGTCGTGCGTCAGCATGCCGGCCTCGACGGGTTCTACTTCTCCGACTCGCCCACGTGCACGGTAGTAAGCAGCGACTACGCCACCATCGAAAACGTGCGCACCGCCAACAAGGCCGCGCGCCTGGTGCGCACCGCCCTGCTGCCGAGCCTCAACGGCCCGCTGCCGGTTAATGCCGACGGCACCTTGCAGGCGCAGGTGATTGGCGAGCTCAGCGGCCGGGCCACGGCCACGCTCAGCGCGGGGCTCGCCCAGCCGGGCGAGGTGTCGGCGCTGAGCGTCTTCATCGACCCCACGCAGAACGTCATCAGCACCTCCAGGCTGGCCGTGGAGGTGCGCATTATCCCGGTCGGCGTAGCGCGGCAGATTACCGTGAACCTGGGCCTCACTACTAACATCTAAGCACCGACATGGCAGCTACGACTGATTTTAAGCCGCTCATCAACGGCCGCGCCTACGACTGGGCCAGCATTCGCTTCCAAGCCCTGGGCCAGACTATTGCCGGCACTACGGCTATCTCCTACGAAGACACCCAGGAGAAGGTCAACAACTTCGGCGCGGGCGTCAATCCCACCAGCCGGGGCCTGGGCAAGATAGAGAGCAAGGCCAGCGTGACGATGGAAATGAAGGAGCTGGAGCGCATTCAGGCCGCGCTACCAGCCGGCGGGCGCATTCAGGATATTCCGGCCTTTCCTATCGTCGTGAGCTACGTGAATCCCAGCAACATGCTGGTCACGCACACGCTGCACGACTGCGAATTCACCAATAACAAGCGCGAAATCAAGACCGGCGACACCAACATCGAGGTGGAGCTGGAGCTGATTATCTCGCACATTACCTGGAGCTAACATGCAAGTAGACCAAGCCCAACTCGACGCCTGGAAGGCCCAATACGGCGATATTTTCCAAATCAGTGTTGCCCTCAACGACTCAGACACCGCTACGGCCTATCTCAAGCCCGCTGACCGCAACGTAATGGCCGTGGCGCTCATGCGCGTAGCCAAAGACCAGATGCTGGAACCCGGCGAATTCATCCTGACCAACTGCTTTATCGGCGGGGATGAGCGGCTGAAGCTCACCACGGGCTTAGCGCAGACGCCCGCCCAAATCTCGGCGGCCCTGGCGGCCGTGGCGCTGGTCAAGACGCTGGAGGCCACGGTAAAAAACGCCTAGCGGCCCCGGTCATATCGGACAAGGCCGATGCCGACTTCGATATCCCGAAAATGGCCGCCATGATTAGCTACTTTTTGCATATTCCCGACCCCGAAAACCTCAGCGATGAGCAGTTCGGGGCAAAGTTTCAACAAGCCGACTGGCTGCGCCGCAACCCGCAGGCGCGGGGCATCAGCCACACCCGACTCCTTGCCTAATCCACACCGTCCTGGCCCCCTGGGGCGGTGTGTTGCTTTTCTACCCTATGTCTACGGCTATCAACTTCGTTTTGCGATTAGAGGACCTGCTGGGTCCGAAGGTCGCCGCGGCCATTCGGGAGGTGCAGAAGCTGGGCCAGCAGGTCGAGAAGCCGCACAAGATGAACGTTGATACCAGCGCTGCCAAAAGTGGCTTGCAGGGTATCAAATCGCTGCTCGGTGGGCTGGGGCTCGCCTTCGGCGCCTTCGAGGCCTTCAATTTTCTCAAGGATTCGGTTACTAAATTCAACGAGGCCGACCAGGCCGGGGCACAGTTTGAGGCCACGCTTAAATCCACCAAGGGCGCGGTGGGCCTGACTAAGGAAGAGCTGCTGGGCCTGAGCACGGCGCTGATGGGCAAGAGCCTCTTCGACGATGACGCCATCACCCAGGCGCAAAGCGTACTGCTCACCTTTACCAACATCAAGGGCAGCGTCTACAAGGATGCACTGCCGGCTATTACCGACCTGGCCACCAAGATGGGTGGCGACCTGCAGGGCGCCACGGTGCAGGTAGGCAAAGCGCTGAATGACCCGATTAAGGGCATCACCGCTTTGCAGCGCGTAGGTGTCAGCTTTTCGGAAAGCCAGAAAGCCACCATTAAGAACCTGGTGCTTACCGGCCACACGGTCGAAGCGCAGGGCATGATTCTAAAGGAGCTAGGCACTGAGTTCGGGGGCTCCGCCGAAGCGGCCAGCAAAGCCGGTACCGGGGGCTGGACGGTGCTCAAGAATAAATTCGACAACATCCGCGAGAGCATCGGCGGGCTGCTCAGCCAGGGCGCGGGCTCCGGGCTGCCGATTCTGAACACCCTCGTAGACCAGGGCCAGAAGGCCGTGGACTGGATTGGCGCCCACCTCGACGGGGTTAAGGAGGCCTTTCGGCCACTGAAAGAAGCGCTGCAGCCGCTACTCGACACCTTTCAAGACCTGTGGGCACAGCAGTACGGCAATGGGGAGGCGGGCGACGTGCTGGCTACGGTCTTCAACCGCATCGGCACGGCCGTGCGCCTCATCTCGCCGGTTATCAAGATTGCCGCTACGCTACTGGGTAAGGTCTGGGAAGAGGGGCAGCACGTGGTCAACGTGCTCACCAAGTTCTGGGAGAGCAGCCCGCGCCTGAAGAAGTTCTTTTCTGGGTTCTACGAAGGAGCACTAGCCACGTTCAAGGGCATCGCCGAAGCCGTGGGCAAGTACCTGGGCGGGGTCGGTGATTTTATCGAGGGCATTTTCACCGGCGACTTTTCCAAGATTAAGGACGGGCTGAAGCAAACGCTCAGCGCCATTGCCGACACCCAGCACGTGGGCGAAAAGGCGGCGGATGGCTTCGTGAAAGGCTACAAAAAGGGCTTCGACAAAACCGACTTGTTTGCCGTGAAAGGCAGCGTGGCAGTGGAGAACAGCGCCAGCAAATTCATGGCCGGCGATAAGCCCGGGGCTAGCCACGCGCAGGCCATGACGGCCGACGCCAGCAAGGGCGCAGTGGGCGGCAGCGTGGGCGGCTCGAAGGTGACCAACATCACGCTGCGCATCGACACGCTCATGCGCGAAGTGAAGCTCAGCGGCACCACGATGGGCGAGAGCGTGCAGGATTTGGCACAGAAAATCCGTGATACCGTCGTCGCAGAATTACTTGATGTGAATACTCTGACCAGCAATTAACCATGTCCTATGCCCTATCCCCTGAGCTTGCCGTCGACAGCCTGAAAGGGCGCGGGCTGGCCGTGGGCACTGACCGGGCCAGCGCCGGACTCGGTGGCTCGCCAGGAATTCCGATAGACTTACGGGCCTTAACCGCCGAGGCCTTCGGCTACTCGGGTCTGCGCCGCTTCCAGGTGCCAGCGGGCCAGGGTCAGCAGGGCAACGGCGGCTTCTACGCCACCCAGGCCGGGCAGCTGGCCACCACGGCCCCAACCAACATGTTCGGGCTGCCGGTCTTCCTGCAGGTCAATTTCCACGCGGCCACTAACCCCGTGACTTTGGACCTAGCAAACGGGCTAGCCCTGCTCGACCCGATTGTGACGGTGGAGGCGCCGATGAATGTCATCAAAACGCCGATTCAGGGCCGCAAGGGCACGGTGAAAGAGTACATCAGCCAGGGCGATTACGGCGTGACGATTCGCGCCATCCTGGCCACCGATGTGCACGCGGCCGACCGCTTTGCCTATCCGCTGCCCTTGGTGCAAAAGCTGCGGGCGCTGTGTGAGCTGGGGGTAGCGCTGCCAGTGTCTGGCTTTTTGCTCGATACCTACGGCATCAAAAACCTGGTCGTCGAGAACGTGCGCTACGAGGCCTTGCCGGGCTTTGTGAACCTGCAAGCCTACGAGCTGCAATGCGTGAGTGAC
The genomic region above belongs to Hymenobacter sp. BRD128 and contains:
- a CDS encoding phage protein Gp36 family protein, producing MSFLTPDDYGLQIRDEIRGLLTDGNDVLLSKAALAAQTEMESYLRGRFDVAKVFGALGAVAAVPASGTTPAVPAQPDQRNPQIVMYLVDMALYHMHSRQNPRNVPTIRQDRYDHAIDWLKMVRKGALSCGLPLETLTLPDGTQDTGSILPRGGSNPKLLNSAY
- a CDS encoding ATP-dependent Clp protease proteolytic subunit codes for the protein MAQPTLQIYSAIGVNAQDGTGLSAAQFGAQLAQAEATGEKRVAVRINSGGGNWQEGQSMYDLLKASALKVDTYCVGLVASAATLPFMAGNKRLIAAHGKLMIHECASVAQGQVADLENAIAQQKAINDSMAQLYASVSGQTVEKCAELMKATTYLDSEQAVALGFATGIMPDTQATQAPPADMPAASLHSYYATILSAADMKNLLIPIFAAAGMLTVTASTSDADVATAVQAAFTEKDKAKKEADEAKAALATATAALAAAEKKCADMEEEDAKAKAEAATAAVTALVKSAVSAGKITASMEATYTTLATADLASTKAVLDAMPARKSIAGTITNVEASADTKVIPLTAGGAMAEIQARLAGATI
- a CDS encoding M15 family metallopeptidase, with translation MTDSQRCLAAYGDPSTPAFEAKWLVRHPLPAAVIPHFPLYQGATKPTAVYMHKFATAALDAVLLELVATGLIKELHTYAGCREVRQKRGIGEWSIHSWGLALDFDEKTEVLGGACHFSEAFLNVWRKHGWVCGADFIGRKDPMHFQYTKYFPAIA
- a CDS encoding DUF2586 family protein, producing MALPDILITRAQGGLGRQQPTNDGISALITQGVAVPGKLALDTDYELRSLLAAEAIGILPTGIFALTHDHLSEYFRLSPGAVLIVRVVAQSVPLASILDHTQAHAKSMLVAANGRIKQLAVCLNPAAGYVPVTTAGLDADVLAAIPLAQALATEEFTQHRPVLVVLGAYSLSHDPATAPDLTALASEYVAVVAGTDAAEPTEPAIGTLLGALSAASVHESIAWVQKFNLTSGGAFLNAGLSNGATVAQLLPGDLGAFAGKGFIVVRQHAGLDGFYFSDSPTCTVVSSDYATIENVRTANKAARLVRTALLPSLNGPLPVNADGTLQAQVIGELSGRATATLSAGLAQPGEVSALSVFIDPTQNVISTSRLAVEVRIIPVGVARQITVNLGLTTNI
- a CDS encoding DUF6046 domain-containing protein, with the protein product MSYALSPELAVDSLKGRGLAVGTDRASAGLGGSPGIPIDLRALTAEAFGYSGLRRFQVPAGQGQQGNGGFYATQAGQLATTAPTNMFGLPVFLQVNFHAATNPVTLDLANGLALLDPIVTVEAPMNVIKTPIQGRKGTVKEYISQGDYGVTIRAILATDVHAADRFAYPLPLVQKLRALCELGVALPVSGFLLDTYGIKNLVVENVRYEALPGFVNLQAYELQCVSDDPIELAF